aacagggcTCTACTCTGTGGTACTCCCATACTCTGGTCTGACTCGTCTTTCACCTGTTTGTCCTCTTTCAGGTGTATGAACAGCTGTACGACACTCTGGATATTATTGGAGGACCAGAGGTGCGAGCGCAGGCAACAGCCAAGGTAAGAGTGGAGCACGACTGATGGATCCACACCATCAGCCTCCGTCCCGCCTCCCAGGAACCTGGAGATGTCCTTGAAGTTGAAAAGCACATGCTGTTTGTCACAAACAGAGAAGCAGCTGGATGTTATTCATCATTCTTGGTGTGGAGAAACATTTTCTTGACTGATGATTGaactctttttccttttcaggCCACGGTGGCAGCCTTTGCCGCCAGCGAAGGCCACGCCCACCCGAGGGTGGTGGAGCTGCCTAAGACCGACGAGGGGCTGGGCTTCAACATCATGGGGGGGAAGGAGCAGAACTCCCCCATCTACATATCCAGAGTTATCCCCGGAGGGGTGGCCGACCGCCAGGGGGGGCTGAAGAGGGGGGACCAGCTGCTGTCCGTCAACGGCGTGGTAAGaagctggggcctcatttataaagcttgcgtgcgcacaaaacaggacttgaaagatgcgcacgccaccttttacgcaaaggttgggatttataaaaaaaaacttaacgggaaaatgttcgtatctctacgcaaactttgatcctagcgcacaaacattttgaagatatggggaactggcgacgcagacggtgaggtggggAAATGAAGACAGATTCATGTCACCCCATTCACAAACCCGCAGAGCGCAGAGGAGGTGCGCTATAATACCACCCATGctcgttttcctggcctccacctcatccacaagcATCTCGATCTCTGTGAAATTTTGCTTTCTGGTCTTCCCTGCCATGATTTTTGAGTCTAAAACACCATtgatcagcaggctcattcatatgcaaaaacagtcATGAAGTAGattgcattgaccatttatggtataaagtgggcgtgtagagggcgggatatgaggcgaattcacctgcgcaaccttccagctggactgtgatttataaagagaacattgcgtgcaggtgtgcgtgcacacggttttataaatcaggacttttttgtgcgcacgccattttcggcttttgagcgcacctacacttttagtatgaatcttacgcactcttttataaatgaggcccctgggctgtCCCTGGGAGCCTCTGCTGAACATTCAGGAAGTAACCCagcatcctctcacctggtgtCTGCAGAGCGTTGAGGGGGAGCAGCACGAGAAGGCTGTGGAGCTGCTGAAAGCCGCCCAGGGTTCAGTCAAACTGGTGGTCCGCTACACCCCCAAGGTCCTGGAGGAGATGGAGGCCCGCTTTGAGAAGATGAGGAGCGCTCggagacggcagcagcacaccAGCTACTCGTGAGACGGCTTGTTAGTCTGGCCCCTGCCCCGAATGTTCTCCGAGTACATGGGGAGTCCTGGCTGTCGGCACAGCACGACCCTCCCACAATCCTCCCATAAACCCTCCCACGATCATCCCACAACCCTTCCACGATCCTCCTACAATCCTCCCATAAACCCTCCCACAATTTCCCCACAACCCTTCCACGATCCTCCCATAAACCCTCCCACAATCATCCCACACAACCCTTCCAGGATCCTCCCATAAACCCTCCAACAATCCTCCCACGACCCTCCCATAAACCCTCCCACAATCCTCCCATAAACCCTCCCACAATCATCCCACACAACCCTTCCAGGATCCTCCCATAAACCCTCCAACAATCCTCCCACGACCCTCCCATAAGCCCTCCCACAATCCTCCCATAAAGCCTCCCACGATCATCCCACAGGATTGTGGGAGGATCCTCCTACAATCCTCCCATAAACCCTCCCACGATCATCCCACAACCTTTCCACGATGCTCCCATAAACCCTCCCACAATCCTCCCACGACCCTCCCATAAGCCCTCCCACAATCCTCCCATAAAGCCTCCCACGATCATCCCACAACCCTTCCATGATCCTCCCAAAAATCCTCCCACAATCCACCCACGACCCTCCCATAAACCCTCCCACGATCATCCCACAACCCTTCCAGGATCCTCCCATAAACCCTCCAACAATCCTCCCACGACCCTCCCACGATCGTCCCACAACCCTCCCACGACCCGCCCATAAACCCTGCCACAATCCTCCCATAAACCCTCCCACGATCATCCCACAACCCTTCCATGATCATCCCACAACCCTTCCATGATCCTCCCATAAACCCTCCCACGATCATCCCACAATCCTTCAACGATCCTCCCATAAACCCTCCCACAATCCTCCCATAAAGCCTCCCACGATCATCCCACAACCCTTCCACGATCCCCCTACAATCCTCCCATAAACCCTCCCACAATCCTCCCATAAACCCTCCCACGATCATCCCACAACCTTTCCACGATGCTCCCATAAACCCTCCCACAATCCTCCCATAAAGCCTCCCACGATCATCCCACAACCCTTCCACGATCCTCCTACAATCCTCCCATAAACCCTCCCACAATCCTCCCATAAACCCTCCCACGATCATCCCACAACCCTTCCACGATCCTCCTACAATCCTCCCATAAACCCTCCCACAATCCTCCCATAAACCCTCCCACGATCATCCCACAACCCTACCACGATGCTCCCATAAACCCTCCCACAATCCTCCCACGACCCTCGTATAAACCCTCCCACAATCCTCCCATAAACCCTCCCAC
This window of the Cololabis saira isolate AMF1-May2022 chromosome 21, fColSai1.1, whole genome shotgun sequence genome carries:
- the lin7b gene encoding protein lin-7 homolog B; its protein translation is MMSSFYHPGAKEADMAALAEPLCLERDVCRVIELLDRLQRTGELPPPKLQALQRVLQSKFCAAIREVYEQLYDTLDIIGGPEVRAQATAKATVAAFAASEGHAHPRVVELPKTDEGLGFNIMGGKEQNSPIYISRVIPGGVADRQGGLKRGDQLLSVNGVSVEGEQHEKAVELLKAAQGSVKLVVRYTPKVLEEMEARFEKMRSARRRQQHTSYSSLESRG